Sequence from the Arthrobacter pigmenti genome:
AAATGACACCTTTGGCTATCTGATTGGTGCCTTCTTCGGTAAGCATCCGATGGCTCCGCGGATCAGTCCCAAGAAATCATGGGAAGGTTTCGCGGGATCGGTGGGCGGTGCCATGCTCATCGGTGTGCTGGCGGTGGTTTTCCTGTTGGAGCGGCCGTGGTGGGTCGGCATCCTGCTCGCGGTAGGTGTTGTGGCAGCTGCCACGGCAGGCGACCTCGCGGAGTCGATGATCAAGCGGGAACTCGGTGTGAAGGACATGAGCAGTATCCTCCCGGGGCACGGTGGCGTGATGGACAGGTTGGATTCGATCGTCTTCGCTTCGCCGGTTGCCTTCCTGCTGTCCGTTACATTGGTACCGGGACCCCTTTAGATAAAGCCGATGTGCACCTGTTGACGCGCTGATTGCGCTGGGCACACATGCATCGCGACGGAAAAGAGAGAAACACCCAACCATGGATGGAGCACGCAACGGCAGCTCGCCGTTCGCCCGCGTCGGACGGCGCGACTTCGGTTATAGCCCCCGGCAGGTTGATCGCTTCCTGACCGAAGCGCGCACATACTACAACTCCGACGGCGCCGACGGCGATCCAATCACGAGTTCGGACGTGCGCACCATGGCCTTTGATCCCGCGCGGGGAGGTTACGAACCCCAGGCCGTTGACGCGGCGCTGGACCGGCTGGAAGATGTCTTCGCGCAGCGGGAACGCGACGCCCTGATCGACTCAAACGGCGAAGAAGCCTGGTTGATGCAGATAGGCCGCATTTCCGCTGTACTGCGCAGCAGGCTGCACCGGCCGCCGGGGGAGCGGTTCCGGCGTCCTTCGCGCAGGAACTCGCCCAGCTACAACATCGACGACGTTGATGCGCTCTGCAACGAACTGCTCGGCTACTTCGAAAACGATATGCCGCTCAGCGTTGACGTGGTCCGCAGGGCGGTATTTCGGGAGGCCGTTGGAGAGGAAGGCTACGAGGAGACGCAGGTTGATGCGTTCCTTGACCGCGTGGTCCAACTGATGGCCGCAATCGACTGACTACAACCAGCGGGCGTCTCACAAGGCCTCGGGGGTGTGGAGCCGGGCCAGAACCCGAGAGGCATTGGCGGGTTTGCGGCGCGCTGTGAGCAACGAAACCGCGATGGTTACAGCGAATGCCGACGGGACCGTCCAGAGGGCCGGCTGCTCGAGCCACTGCGGTGCCCGGTCGGATCCCATCCCTGCGGCGGCGAGTATCGACCCGCCGCACAGTACGGCTCCCGAAAGCATGCCCGCAATCGCTCCGACGTCGGTCAACCCGCGCCACCAGATGCCAAGGAGCAAAAGAGGGCAGATGGTCGATGCTGTGAAGGCGAAGACCATGCTCACGCTGCCGGCCAGCGCGAGGGTGTCCGTCAGCAGGGCGAAGCCCAGCGGGATGAGTGCAGAGATGATTGCCGCCCACCTGAAGCCGGACACACTGCCGCGGAAGAAGTCCTGACTCACGACGCCGGCCAGCGAAACCACGAGACCGCTCGACGTCGACAGGAACGCGGCGAACGCCCCCGCAGTTACGAGAGCGGAGAGGAGGTCTCCGGCCGCGCCGTCGAAAATCCGGCTTGGCAGCAGCAGGACTGTGGCGTCCGCAGCGCCGCGGACCGCGAGGTCCGGTGTATGGATCCTGCCAAGCACGCCGTAGAGCGTGGGGAAAAGGTAGAAGACCGATAGCAGACCCAGCACAATCAGCGTGGTGCGGCGGGCTGAGGGTCCATCCGGGTTGGTGTAGAACCGCACCAGTACGTGCGGCAGCCCGAGTGTTCCGAAGAGCAGGGCGATCACCAGGGAAATGTTCTGATAGAGGGATGCACCTGCAGTGGCGTTGAGCGCGGAATCGAACACGGCGCCGTCGTCGGTCAACGCCTCGCCGCTGCCGGCGAGCTGGATCAGGATGAAGACAATAGGCACCGCAATTGCAGTCAGTTTCAGCCAGTACTGAAACGCCTGAACGAAGGTGATCGAGCGCATCCCGCCGGTCACAACGCTCAGACAGACCACAACGACGACGGCGACGGAGCCCACCCAGGACGGCAGGCCGGTGGTGATGCGCACCGTGAGTGCCGCGCCGTGGAGCTGGGGCACGATGTAGAGCCAGCCGACCGCGATCACGAGCAGGCTGGTGACCCTGCGGACGTTGCGCGAGTCCAGGCGGGCCTGGGCGAAGTCGGGGATGGTGTACGCGCCGGAGCGCCGCAGGGGAGCGGCCACGAACAAGAGCAGCATCAGGTATCCAGCGGTATATCCGATCGGGAACCAGAGCGCATCGACGCCCGAGAGCAGGATGAGCCCGGCTACCCCGAGGAAGCTGGCTGCGGAGAGGTATTCACCGCCGATCGCTGAGGCATTCCACCACGGCCGTACCGTGCGCGACGCAACGTAGAAATCGCCGGTTGTGCGGGAGATCCGCAGTCCGTAGATGCCGATCAGCACCGTGGAGAAGGCAACGAGGACTAGCGAGACGTATCCCACCACCGGATTCAGTTCCGGGAAGGTCATCGATCGTCCACCAAATCCCGGAAGCGCTGTTCAATCCGCCCCGCACTGCGGACGTAGAGTGCGCCGCAGCTGATCACCAGGGGATAGATGCCGAGGCCGAGCAGCAGCCACGGCACGGGCACGGTTGCAATTGTCCAGGTGTTGATGATGGGAAACACCGTGATCAGCACCGGGATGCCGACCAGGATGATCAGGAAGCCGGACGCGACCACCACTGCCAGGCGCAGTTGCGAGCGGATCAGCGAGCGCACAAAAAGTTCGCCGACGTCCGAGTGCTCAGCCAACTCGCGGGCTACGGGATAACTGGTGATGGAGTCGGAACTGGTGGTGGGTGCGGTGACCCGCACTCGGGCCTCTTTTGGCACAGGATCTGCCATCAGGCTTACTGCCCTGGCCTCAGGCGGGTTTCTTCAAGCTTCCCCCGGACCTCGGCCAAGTGTCTCCTGCTGACGGGAAGTTCGGCGTCGCCCACCAGAACGCTCGCCCGGCCTGTTCCCAGGCGCACCTGTTTGACCTGATCCATCGCCACCAGGTACGAGCGGTGCGTTCGGAGGAAACCAGCCTCCGCCCACTGCCGCTCAAGATCGTTCAACGGGATCCGGATCAGGTAGCTGGCCTCCGCTGTGTGTAGCCGTGCATAGTCGCCCTGTGCCTGCACATAGCGGATCTCGTCGCGGCGGATCATCTTGCTGACCCCGCCCTGATCAACCGTAATGACCTCCGGCGGGCTCGCTCCATCCTCCATGAGTTCGCAGATGCGCCGCACAGACTCCGTAAGCCGCTCCGCGCGAATGGGCTTCAGGAGATAGTCGACCGCGCGAAGCTCGAAGGCCTCGAGCGCACGGTCTTCATCGGCCGTGACGAAAACGACGGCGGGTGGCCGGCTGAAGCGCGAGATGACCCGTGCGATGTCCAGCCCGGAGAGCGAGGGCATGTGAATGTCCAGGAACAGGGCGTCAATCGGGTTGCCCTGGAGGATCCGCAGCGCTTCGGCGCCGCTTGAGGCCCGGTGAATTGCTGTGATGCGGGCATCCTTCGAGAGCAAAAATCCCAACTCGGCGAGTGCCGGAAGCTCATCATCGACGATGACAACGTTGACCATGGTCCCAGATTACGCTCCTGGAGGTGTCGGTCCGGGATCGGTCAGGTTTGGTGGGCGGGTTGGGATTTCGGGATCCGGAGCGTGATGAGGGTTCCAGCGCCGGGCGCGGTGTCGATGACCAGTCCGTGGGAATCACCGTAGACCTGGCGCAGGCGTGAATCCACGTTCCGCAGGCCTACATGAACCCCATCCAGGTGACCTGCGAGCACGGCCCGCAGGCGTTCGGGATCCATCCCCACGCCGTCGTCCTCAATGGTCACTTCGGCGTAGGCGCCGGCGTCGTGCGCGGTGATCGTAATGTTGCCGGTGCCGTCCCGGGAATCAAGCCCGTGGCGCACGGCGTTCTCCACCAGCGGCTGCAGGCTGAGGAAGGGGATCACGGTGCTGAGCACCTCGGGTCCGATCTGCAGGCTCACCTTCAGCCTGTCGCCGAACCGTGCGCGCTCAAGGAGCAGGTAGCGGTCGATGGATTTCAGTTCTTCCGCGACGGTTGTGAAGTCGCCGTGGCGGCGGAAGGAATAACGCGTGAAGTCGGCGAACTCGACAACGAGCTCCCGCGCACGCTCCGGGTCAGTATTGATGAACGAGGCGATGGCGTTCAGTGAGTTGTAGATGAAGTGCGGGCTGATCTGGGCGCGCAGTGCACGGACTTCGGCTTCCATAAGCTGGGTCCGGGAGGAATCCAGTTCCGCGAGTTCAACCTGCGTGGCCACCCAGGCGCCAACCTCGTTGGTTGCCCGAATAAGCCCTGCATTGACGGCTGCGCCGAAAACACCCACGGTTCCCACGATCCTGCCGCTCACCCGAATGGGTGCGATGACGGCGTCGTTGAGTTCCGTGCCGCCGCCCGCTCCCGCTGTGATGTCGCGCAACCGGGCCTGGCGGAAAATCTGGGTGCGCCCGCTTGCCAGCACCTCCCGGGCAAGGACCAGAACGTCCTCGGGCGCCGAGCCGGCGCCATCCCAGGCGAGGATTCCATTGGTGTCGGTAATCAGCAGCGCTTCGGAGCGCAACAGCCCGCGCAGGTGCCGGCTTGCCTTGGCGGCGCCGGTGGGGGTCAGACCGGCACGCAGGTGCTCCGAGGCCAGGGCAACCGTATGCAGGGTTGCGTAGGTGGCACGGTCAGCATCGGAGCCGAGATCACGGTAAGAGCGGGAGAACTTGAATCCCAGAACAGCGACCACGGCCAGGGTGATCACGACGACGGCGACCACCAGCGCGACGTCGACGGCGGGGCTCAGCATGGCTCAAGGGTAGCCCCGCCGGGCCCGGAACCCGTGAACCGTTCGTCGCAGCAGGAAGCCGTTCACCGCAGGTACTGCTCCGCTGGGCGATACACGCCGCGCAGGGCCTTGGATTAGCCCGCCCATCTGCCTGACAGTGATGGGAGTCACACTTCTACGCCTAATGCCGTTCATCGTGGTGCGGAACCGGTGCAGGAGACATCTGATGGAGGAGAAAACTCATGGGTCACGACCCGTCCACCCCCGGCGCCGCGCAAGCGGCTGCCGTGGATTTCACCGAGGTCCAGCAGCGGCCCGCGTTCAAGGAGTTAAGGAAGCGCCACCGAAGCTTCGTCTTCCCCATGGCAGCGGCTTTCCTGCTCTGGTACTTCCTGTACGTGCTGCTCGCCGACTATGCGCATGAGTTCATGTCCACGCCGGTCTTCGGCCACGTCAACATCGGCCTGATCCTTGGGCTGGCGCAATTCGTCAGCACTTTCGGGATCACCATGTGGTACGTCAGCTACGCCAACAAGCGCCTCGACCCCATCGCAGAGGAACTGCGTAACGATCTCGAGGAGCAGGCTCCCGAGGTCTTCCACGAGGGAGGTTCCAAGTGAGGCAGTACCTGCCGCTGCAGACCGTCGAAACCACGACGGTCGGCGAGCCCTGGCTGAACATCACCATCTTCGGATTGTTTGTTGCAATCACCCTCGTGATCGTGCTGCGAGCGAGCCGCAACAACAAGACGGCTGCAGACTACTACGCCGCCGGCCGATCCTTCACCGGCCCACAGAACGGCACCGCCATCGCGGGGGACTACCTCTCCGCGGCGTCGTTCCTTGGCATTGTGGGGGCCATCGCCATCAACGGCTATGACGGCTTCCTGTACTCCATCGGGTTCCTCGTTGCGTGGCTGGTGGCACTCCTCCTGGTCGCTGAGCTCCTTCGGAACACAGGCAAGTTCACCATGGCGGATGTGCTCTCCTTCAGGTTGAAGCAGCGCCCGGTCCGCATCGCCGCCGCAATCACCACGCTCGCTGTCTGCTTCTTCTACCTCCTGGCGCAGATGGCCGGAGCCGGCGGACTGGTGTCACTGCTTCTCGGCATCGACGACCGCGTGGGACAGTCGCTGGTGATCACCGTCGTCGGTGCGTTGATGATCCTCTACGTGCTGATCGGCGGCATGAAGGGCACCACCTGGGTCCAGATCATCAAGGCCTGCCTGCTGATCGCAGGTGCATTCGTGATGACCATCTGGGTGCTCGCGATTCATGGATTCAACCTCTCGACCCTGCTGGGCGCGGCCATCGAAACCGCGGGTAATCCGGACATCACCGGACCGGGACTCCAATACGGCGCAACCGGAACCTCGCGCCTCGACTTCGTGTCCCTGGCGCTGGCCCTGGTCCTTGGAACTGCAGCCCTGCCTCACGTTCTGATGCGCTTCTATACCGTGCCCACGGCCAAGGAAGCCCGCCGCTCAGTTGTCTGGGCCATCTGGCTGATCGGTGCGTTCTACCTGTTCACACTGGTGCTCGGCTACGGCGCCGGAGCCCTGATCGGCGCCGACCGCATCAACGGAGCTCCAGGAGGCGTGAACTCTGCGGCTCCGCTGCTCGCCTTCGAACTGGGCGGACCACTGCTCCTCGGCATCATCTCGGCGGTTGCGTTTGCGACTATCCTCGCCGTTGTGGCCGGTCTGACCATCACAGCTGCTGCCTCCTTCGCCCACGACATCTACGCAAACGTGGTGCGGCGAGGTCAGGTGGATCCGGACGGTGAGGTGAAGGTGGCGCGCCGCACCGTCGTCGTCATCGGAATCCTGTCGATTGTCGGTGGAATCGGCGCGCAGGGCCAGAACGTGGCTTTCCTGGTGGCCCTCGCGTTCGCTGTCGCCGCCAGTGCGAACCTGCCCACGATCATCTACTCGCTGTTCTGGAAGAAGTTCAACACCCAGGGCGCTCTGTGGAGCATGTATGGCGGGCTGGGTACTGCAATTGTGCTGATCGCATTCTCCCCGGTCGTGTCCGGCGGCGAGAAGTCGATGATCCAGACCGCGGATTTCGCTTGGTTCCCGTTGAGCAACCCGGGCATCGTCTCGATTCCGCTGGCGTTCTTCCTCGGTTGGCTGGGCACAGTGCTGGCCAAGCGAACGGAGGATGCGCAGAAGCAGGCGGAGATGGAGGTGCGTTCGCTGACCGGTGTCGGCGCCGAGAAGGCGGTCGATC
This genomic interval carries:
- a CDS encoding DivIVA domain-containing protein, with protein sequence MDGARNGSSPFARVGRRDFGYSPRQVDRFLTEARTYYNSDGADGDPITSSDVRTMAFDPARGGYEPQAVDAALDRLEDVFAQRERDALIDSNGEEAWLMQIGRISAVLRSRLHRPPGERFRRPSRRNSPSYNIDDVDALCNELLGYFENDMPLSVDVVRRAVFREAVGEEGYEETQVDAFLDRVVQLMAAID
- a CDS encoding cation acetate symporter; translated protein: MNPVVGYVSLVLVAFSTVLIGIYGLRISRTTGDFYVASRTVRPWWNASAIGGEYLSAASFLGVAGLILLSGVDALWFPIGYTAGYLMLLLFVAAPLRRSGAYTIPDFAQARLDSRNVRRVTSLLVIAVGWLYIVPQLHGAALTVRITTGLPSWVGSVAVVVVVCLSVVTGGMRSITFVQAFQYWLKLTAIAVPIVFILIQLAGSGEALTDDGAVFDSALNATAGASLYQNISLVIALLFGTLGLPHVLVRFYTNPDGPSARRTTLIVLGLLSVFYLFPTLYGVLGRIHTPDLAVRGAADATVLLLPSRIFDGAAGDLLSALVTAGAFAAFLSTSSGLVVSLAGVVSQDFFRGSVSGFRWAAIISALIPLGFALLTDTLALAGSVSMVFAFTASTICPLLLLGIWWRGLTDVGAIAGMLSGAVLCGGSILAAAGMGSDRAPQWLEQPALWTVPSAFAVTIAVSLLTARRKPANASRVLARLHTPEAL
- a CDS encoding LytR/AlgR family response regulator transcription factor; its protein translation is MVNVVIVDDELPALAELGFLLSKDARITAIHRASSGAEALRILQGNPIDALFLDIHMPSLSGLDIARVISRFSRPPAVVFVTADEDRALEAFELRAVDYLLKPIRAERLTESVRRICELMEDGASPPEVITVDQGGVSKMIRRDEIRYVQAQGDYARLHTAEASYLIRIPLNDLERQWAEAGFLRTHRSYLVAMDQVKQVRLGTGRASVLVGDAELPVSRRHLAEVRGKLEETRLRPGQ
- a CDS encoding sensor histidine kinase, with protein sequence MLSPAVDVALVVAVVVITLAVVAVLGFKFSRSYRDLGSDADRATYATLHTVALASEHLRAGLTPTGAAKASRHLRGLLRSEALLITDTNGILAWDGAGSAPEDVLVLAREVLASGRTQIFRQARLRDITAGAGGGTELNDAVIAPIRVSGRIVGTVGVFGAAVNAGLIRATNEVGAWVATQVELAELDSSRTQLMEAEVRALRAQISPHFIYNSLNAIASFINTDPERARELVVEFADFTRYSFRRHGDFTTVAEELKSIDRYLLLERARFGDRLKVSLQIGPEVLSTVIPFLSLQPLVENAVRHGLDSRDGTGNITITAHDAGAYAEVTIEDDGVGMDPERLRAVLAGHLDGVHVGLRNVDSRLRQVYGDSHGLVIDTAPGAGTLITLRIPKSQPAHQT
- a CDS encoding DUF485 domain-containing protein, with translation MGHDPSTPGAAQAAAVDFTEVQQRPAFKELRKRHRSFVFPMAAAFLLWYFLYVLLADYAHEFMSTPVFGHVNIGLILGLAQFVSTFGITMWYVSYANKRLDPIAEELRNDLEEQAPEVFHEGGSK
- a CDS encoding sodium:solute symporter family transporter, with the translated sequence MRQYLPLQTVETTTVGEPWLNITIFGLFVAITLVIVLRASRNNKTAADYYAAGRSFTGPQNGTAIAGDYLSAASFLGIVGAIAINGYDGFLYSIGFLVAWLVALLLVAELLRNTGKFTMADVLSFRLKQRPVRIAAAITTLAVCFFYLLAQMAGAGGLVSLLLGIDDRVGQSLVITVVGALMILYVLIGGMKGTTWVQIIKACLLIAGAFVMTIWVLAIHGFNLSTLLGAAIETAGNPDITGPGLQYGATGTSRLDFVSLALALVLGTAALPHVLMRFYTVPTAKEARRSVVWAIWLIGAFYLFTLVLGYGAGALIGADRINGAPGGVNSAAPLLAFELGGPLLLGIISAVAFATILAVVAGLTITAAASFAHDIYANVVRRGQVDPDGEVKVARRTVVVIGILSIVGGIGAQGQNVAFLVALAFAVAASANLPTIIYSLFWKKFNTQGALWSMYGGLGTAIVLIAFSPVVSGGEKSMIQTADFAWFPLSNPGIVSIPLAFFLGWLGTVLAKRTEDAQKQAEMEVRSLTGVGAEKAVDH